CTCACGTCCGACCGGGCGGACGTTCGAAGTCCGGACGGGCCGGCGTAGGTCAGGCGGTGCCGGCGGGATGACTCGAACCGCTCGAACCGCTCGGGCCGAAGCGTTCGGTGCGGATGCGCCCGGGATCGTGGCCGATCTCGACCAGCGCGTCCGCGACGGCCTCGACGAAGCCGGTCGGGCCGCAGACGTAGCAGGTCGGCGCGAAGTCGGGCGGCCAGCCGGCCTCGGCCAGGTCGGCGGGGCGCAGCCGGCGCGGCGGCGACGTCCAGTGCTCCGGGGCGACCCGGGTGTAGAAGCGGGTGACGTCCAGGCCGGGGTCGGTGCGGGCGGCCTCGCGCAGCTCGTCCGCGTAGTAGAGGTCGGCCGGGGAACGCGCCGAGCAGATCAGGCGGAACGGCACTCGGCTCCCGGCCGACCGCCGGGCGCGCACCATCGCCATCAGCGGGACGATGCCCGATCCGCCGGCGACCAGCAGCACCGGCTCGGCGTCGGCGGGGCGCCAGACGAACCAGCCGCCGATCGGCCCGCGCAGCTCCACCGGGTCGCCGACCGAGAAGATCTCCGTCAGGTACGGGGAGACCTCGCCGCCCGGCACCCGCTGGACCGTCAGCTCGACCCGCTCACCCGCCGCCGGTGCCGCGAGCGAGTAGCTGCGGCGGGTGCTGTAACCGTCGGCGGCGGTGAGGCGGACGTCCACCCGCTGGCCGGCCAGGTGCCCGGGCCAGCCGGGGACGTCGAGGACGAGGGTACGCGCGCTCGGCGTCTCGTCCCGGACCTCGGCGAGGCGGGCGACGCGCCAGGCGAGGCGTTCCCTCAGTCGCCCTGGTATCGCTGCTCCAGCCACGGATCACCCCGGTCGT
Above is a window of Parafrankia discariae DNA encoding:
- a CDS encoding ferredoxin reductase, giving the protein MAGAAIPGRLRERLAWRVARLAEVRDETPSARTLVLDVPGWPGHLAGQRVDVRLTAADGYSTRRSYSLAAPAAGERVELTVQRVPGGEVSPYLTEIFSVGDPVELRGPIGGWFVWRPADAEPVLLVAGGSGIVPLMAMVRARRSAGSRVPFRLICSARSPADLYYADELREAARTDPGLDVTRFYTRVAPEHWTSPPRRLRPADLAEAGWPPDFAPTCYVCGPTGFVEAVADALVEIGHDPGRIRTERFGPSGSSGSSHPAGTA